From one Chryseobacterium sp. 3008163 genomic stretch:
- a CDS encoding DUF3945 domain-containing protein encodes MEDIAQNKTNQIKPISDTLLVLNINTNQIEMVKGVDKDGNLQKLSPDEKKDNDQLIRVDKHGDLFSNFFSNFYRQLKNPSHFNFFKVSEYDAVNTAKDLQQYVDQASPEEKEKLKEYELLPKNTNPLKNQNTMENNTETQEYRFQPEQIDWKTMEKFGLNQEKLEKLNAMDPLLRGFKTNNLIPITINLGTAVSKMDVRLSLQTADNGEVAVNLHGIRKEPNYNLKFLGHEFTDEDKKNLKESGNMGRVVDLVNPKTDEIIPSVISRDRLTNELVAYRAEYMKIPDEIKSIKLDDHQKQTLLEGKPLYLEGMTSKKGELFEATVQFNADKRYVEFIFNNNQNQQQSQQQNPSSQQNQSKAGEAPKVFRGKELDVAQYEKFKAGQTVYVDGLVDGKGKAYQGYITFDKETSKTEFSFTNPNKLKEKAQPSEDHKTQKAVNSDGKTNEATKNLKEPLESKQQQPANKQQEVQQKKPVRSKGRKM; translated from the coding sequence ATGGAAGACATAGCACAAAATAAAACGAATCAGATCAAGCCAATTTCAGATACACTGCTTGTCCTGAATATCAATACCAATCAAATTGAGATGGTCAAAGGGGTTGACAAAGATGGAAATCTTCAAAAGTTATCACCTGATGAAAAGAAAGACAACGACCAGTTGATCCGGGTTGACAAGCACGGCGACCTGTTCTCCAACTTCTTTTCTAATTTCTACAGGCAGCTTAAAAACCCCTCGCATTTCAATTTCTTCAAGGTCTCGGAATACGATGCGGTCAATACAGCAAAAGACCTTCAGCAGTATGTCGATCAGGCATCCCCTGAAGAAAAGGAAAAGCTTAAGGAATATGAACTCTTACCAAAAAATACAAACCCATTAAAAAATCAGAATACAATGGAAAACAACACAGAAACTCAGGAATACCGTTTCCAGCCTGAACAGATCGACTGGAAAACCATGGAAAAATTCGGGCTTAACCAGGAAAAGCTTGAAAAGCTAAATGCTATGGATCCTCTGCTTAGAGGCTTCAAAACCAATAATTTAATTCCCATTACCATCAATCTGGGAACAGCGGTCAGCAAGATGGATGTCCGTCTATCACTCCAGACCGCAGACAACGGAGAGGTTGCCGTGAATCTGCACGGCATCCGCAAAGAGCCCAACTACAACCTCAAGTTCCTCGGTCACGAGTTCACCGATGAGGACAAGAAAAATCTTAAAGAAAGCGGAAATATGGGCAGGGTCGTGGACCTCGTCAATCCCAAGACCGATGAGATCATTCCTTCCGTGATCAGCCGAGACCGGCTGACCAACGAGCTGGTCGCCTACAGAGCAGAATATATGAAGATCCCGGATGAGATCAAGAGCATCAAGCTGGATGACCATCAAAAACAAACATTGCTGGAAGGCAAGCCTCTTTATCTTGAAGGGATGACCTCCAAAAAAGGAGAATTGTTTGAAGCAACCGTTCAGTTCAATGCAGACAAGCGCTATGTCGAATTCATCTTCAACAACAACCAGAACCAGCAACAATCACAACAGCAGAACCCATCCAGTCAGCAAAATCAATCCAAAGCCGGGGAAGCCCCGAAAGTATTCCGAGGTAAGGAGCTTGATGTTGCACAATATGAAAAGTTCAAAGCAGGGCAGACGGTGTATGTTGACGGATTGGTGGACGGCAAAGGAAAAGCCTATCAAGGCTACATCACCTTCGATAAGGAAACGTCCAAAACGGAATTTTCCTTTACCAACCCCAACAAGCTGAAGGAAAAAGCCCAACCATCAGAGGACCACAAGACTCAAAAGGCAGTCAATTCCGATGGCAAGACCAATGAAGCCACCAAGAATCTCAAAGAACCTTTAGAGTCCAAACAGCAGCAACCTGCCAACAAACAGCAGGAAGTCCAGCAAAAGAAACCGGTCAGATCCAAAGGGCGCAAGATGTAA
- a CDS encoding helix-turn-helix domain-containing protein produces MNTERTEFIAWMERIMERFDILKEQVSSSQSRFIEIDGEVLLDNQDVLQLLKISSRSLQRYRTDKKLPYYTISGKLYYKLSDVHQLIRECLSS; encoded by the coding sequence ATGAATACTGAAAGAACAGAATTTATCGCATGGATGGAAAGAATCATGGAACGATTTGACATCCTGAAAGAACAAGTGTCATCCAGCCAGTCCAGATTCATAGAGATCGACGGCGAGGTGCTTCTTGACAATCAGGATGTATTACAGCTCCTAAAGATCAGTTCAAGATCCCTGCAACGCTACCGCACCGATAAGAAACTGCCATACTATACCATCAGTGGTAAGTTGTACTACAAGCTGTCCGATGTCCATCAGCTGATCAGGGAATGTTTAAGTTCATAA
- a CDS encoding histone H1, which translates to MKELIEKINAEFEAFSAEANQQSEKGNKAAGTRARKSALELSKLFKDFRKVSVEESKK; encoded by the coding sequence ATGAAAGAACTAATCGAAAAGATCAACGCAGAATTTGAAGCATTTTCTGCTGAAGCTAATCAACAATCTGAAAAAGGGAACAAGGCTGCCGGGACAAGAGCAAGAAAATCTGCCCTTGAACTAAGCAAATTATTTAAAGACTTCAGAAAAGTTTCTGTTGAGGAATCAAAGAAATAA
- a CDS encoding helix-turn-helix transcriptional regulator — protein sequence MNYQIFEPDKELEVLVKCYWTLESSVDEQREKQSVVPDGCMEMIFHYGDLYKQYTGRGKSIIQPRCFVIGQLTRPLEIEPTGRTGIFSVRFHPYGFLPFAFLPIKEMENTAIPLEKLFGRKGKDLEEKILNVDSVQERIKLVEIFLLNSLSRLETIDHIVRSTVEIILTGNGQLSINELSSQIHINRRQLERKFYLAIGLSPKQLSKTIRLQAALKMLLTKEPANLTALAHENNYYDQAHFIKDFKELVGITPKEFYGKNLKMTSFFIVD from the coding sequence ATGAATTACCAAATATTTGAGCCTGATAAGGAATTGGAGGTACTTGTCAAATGCTATTGGACACTGGAAAGTTCAGTAGATGAACAACGGGAAAAGCAATCCGTCGTTCCAGATGGATGTATGGAGATGATCTTTCATTATGGTGATCTTTATAAGCAGTACACCGGCAGAGGAAAAAGTATAATTCAACCCAGATGCTTTGTCATCGGTCAGCTGACAAGACCACTTGAAATAGAACCTACCGGAAGGACGGGTATTTTCTCTGTCCGCTTTCATCCCTATGGTTTTTTACCTTTTGCTTTCCTACCCATAAAGGAAATGGAAAACACTGCTATTCCATTGGAAAAACTCTTCGGACGGAAAGGGAAAGATCTGGAGGAGAAAATATTAAATGTGGATTCGGTGCAGGAAAGGATCAAGTTGGTCGAAATATTTTTACTGAACAGTCTGAGCCGCTTAGAAACTATAGATCATATTGTGAGATCGACTGTTGAGATCATTTTAACAGGCAACGGACAACTTTCCATTAATGAACTTTCCAGCCAGATCCATATCAACCGCAGGCAATTGGAGCGTAAATTTTATCTGGCCATAGGTTTAAGCCCAAAACAACTGTCAAAGACCATTCGTCTGCAGGCTGCACTTAAGATGCTGTTGACGAAGGAACCTGCTAACCTTACGGCTCTGGCCCATGAGAATAATTATTATGATCAGGCTCACTTCATCAAAGATTTCAAAGAACTTGTTGGCATTACCCCAAAAGAATTCTACGGAAAGAATCTGAAAATGACCTCTTTTTTTATCGTAGATTGA
- a CDS encoding DUF6265 family protein has product MTKRIFFSMVAALLTLCTCTVKNPSNIKKIEWLVGTWEHKTSKGNIYETWKKGDGNELVGKSYVIKNKDTILFESIRLVHEQGKLFYIPAVKDQNEGTPIRFEGKRISETHLVFENKMHDFPQVISYKKISEDSLKAEISGLRNGKEERRYFPMRRIK; this is encoded by the coding sequence ATGACAAAAAGAATATTTTTTTCTATGGTTGCTGCACTGCTAACGCTTTGTACCTGTACCGTAAAAAATCCAAGCAATATCAAAAAAATAGAATGGCTGGTCGGAACCTGGGAACATAAAACTTCGAAAGGTAATATTTATGAAACCTGGAAAAAAGGCGATGGAAATGAACTTGTCGGTAAAAGTTATGTGATCAAGAATAAGGATACTATCTTATTTGAGAGCATACGATTGGTTCACGAGCAAGGCAAACTTTTTTATATTCCGGCTGTTAAGGATCAGAATGAAGGTACTCCGATCCGTTTTGAGGGAAAGAGAATTTCTGAAACCCATTTGGTGTTTGAAAATAAAATGCACGATTTCCCACAGGTCATCTCTTACAAAAAGATTAGTGAAGACTCTTTGAAAGCTGAGATTTCAGGACTTAGGAATGGAAAGGAAGAACGGCGTTACTTCCCAATGAGACGTATTAAATAG
- a CDS encoding exodeoxyribonuclease VII large subunit, with protein MDDQDVTYPVYSPASVIGIFSNALKLNATVNLIYLKGRYAFGGGKSYGNYYYDLLFSEGDHTSIGIRISSLLRSKITNNEVYTLRGFIEKSIKNSSIELRFVVDEIVQQEERSISEEELERYGLIQKKLETGSKDLETLIRDKMLKDEKVRVANIYGNNAIVQKDFFEGLDVSRKYFDISDHSCNITSSTAIISKLNEISALDYDIVALVRGGGDRQSMETFNDLSLSELFITMKPVTVTAIGHTVDETLLDKLADKRFHLPHDYGAGLHAIAEKLSHERSNSRALLIDEVKKDVTKQFSEQVETLEKQLKKKNEEFTEAQKIYKEQVENHNKTFTDQLKIRNEEFQKLQLSSGKQLEDLQKNFQEQQKQRQAEMESYKKEIAVLHEKNVQSAINESTASLKVNMETLEKENVRLNQEVQSSKTDHTKIIIAFLVALVIGFILAKFI; from the coding sequence ATGGACGATCAAGATGTCACATATCCGGTCTATTCACCAGCCTCAGTCATTGGGATCTTCAGCAATGCCTTGAAGCTCAATGCCACGGTCAATCTGATCTATCTTAAAGGCAGATATGCTTTTGGTGGCGGTAAATCATATGGAAACTATTATTATGACCTTCTGTTCTCAGAAGGTGATCACACTTCGATAGGGATTCGTATTTCTTCATTGCTCAGGAGCAAGATCACCAATAATGAGGTCTACACACTCAGAGGATTTATTGAGAAAAGCATTAAAAATTCTTCGATTGAACTGCGCTTTGTTGTGGACGAGATCGTTCAGCAGGAAGAGAGATCCATCTCCGAAGAAGAACTGGAAAGGTATGGGCTGATCCAGAAAAAACTGGAGACAGGATCAAAAGACCTTGAAACCCTTATCAGGGATAAGATGCTCAAAGATGAAAAGGTCAGGGTGGCTAACATCTATGGGAACAACGCCATTGTCCAGAAGGATTTTTTTGAAGGATTGGATGTTTCCCGAAAATATTTTGATATTTCAGATCACAGCTGCAATATCACTTCCTCCACGGCGATCATTTCCAAACTGAATGAAATTTCAGCTTTGGATTATGACATTGTTGCCTTGGTCAGGGGAGGAGGTGACCGGCAGAGTATGGAGACTTTTAATGACCTGAGCCTATCCGAATTATTCATCACAATGAAACCGGTTACTGTTACGGCTATCGGTCATACGGTCGATGAAACATTATTGGATAAGCTGGCTGACAAGCGTTTTCACTTACCGCACGATTACGGCGCTGGATTGCATGCCATTGCAGAGAAGCTATCCCACGAAAGATCAAATTCAAGAGCTTTGCTCATCGATGAGGTCAAAAAAGATGTTACCAAGCAGTTTTCGGAACAGGTAGAAACTTTGGAAAAGCAGCTGAAGAAGAAAAATGAAGAATTCACCGAAGCCCAGAAAATATATAAAGAGCAAGTAGAGAACCATAACAAAACCTTTACAGACCAACTGAAAATCAGAAACGAGGAGTTTCAGAAACTTCAGTTATCATCCGGTAAACAGTTGGAAGATCTTCAGAAGAATTTCCAGGAGCAGCAGAAACAGCGCCAGGCTGAAATGGAAAGCTACAAAAAGGAGATCGCTGTTCTGCACGAGAAGAACGTGCAGTCTGCCATCAATGAAAGTACAGCTTCTTTAAAGGTCAATATGGAAACTCTGGAAAAGGAAAATGTCAGGCTTAATCAGGAAGTGCAAAGCAGTAAAACCGATCATACGAAGATTATCATTGCATTTCTAGTGGCTTTGGTTATAGGATTTATTCTTGCAAAATTTATATAG
- a CDS encoding type 1 glutamine amidotransferase domain-containing protein — protein MLTSHDELGNTGQKTGFWTEELAAPYYALSDKGVEITLASPKGGQPPIDPKSEDPSSQTDATRRMDKDEVLKDKLKNTHKLSEVKSEDFEAVFYPGGHGPLWDLAEDKVSQDLIVDFYSNDKPVAFVCHAPGVLKDVKIDGEYLVKGKNVTGFTNTEEEAVQLTDVVPFLVEDMLKKNGGSYSKVEDWAPYAIVDGRLITGQNPASSEKVAEELLKLI, from the coding sequence GTGCTTACGAGTCACGACGAATTAGGAAATACAGGTCAGAAGACCGGATTCTGGACTGAAGAATTAGCAGCGCCATATTATGCATTGTCTGATAAAGGGGTTGAAATTACATTGGCATCTCCAAAAGGGGGGCAACCGCCGATCGATCCTAAAAGTGAAGATCCCTCGTCTCAAACGGATGCTACACGCAGAATGGACAAGGATGAGGTTTTAAAGGATAAATTAAAAAACACCCACAAGTTATCCGAAGTCAAAAGTGAAGACTTTGAAGCGGTATTTTATCCTGGTGGTCACGGTCCTTTATGGGATCTGGCTGAAGACAAGGTTTCTCAGGACTTAATTGTTGATTTTTACAGCAATGATAAACCTGTAGCATTCGTTTGCCATGCACCCGGAGTTCTGAAGGATGTGAAAATTGACGGTGAGTATCTGGTAAAAGGTAAAAATGTCACTGGATTTACCAATACTGAGGAAGAGGCAGTACAATTGACTGATGTTGTCCCTTTTCTGGTAGAAGATATGCTGAAAAAGAATGGCGGATCATACAGTAAAGTCGAAGACTGGGCTCCTTATGCGATTGTTGACGGAAGACTGATCACAGGACAGAATCCTGCATCATCTGAGAAAGTTGCAGAGGAATTATTGAAATTAATATAG
- a CDS encoding helix-turn-helix transcriptional regulator has product MPPFADGSYIIGEYIEQLTDLKPGKEYIFVTSEGITYKTLVKQTKKSVIVSADNTFYEPYEIPLENVFEVWKYVRGILPENYKPGKTNETYINTVLQELKTSIKELDDKVSSIK; this is encoded by the coding sequence ATGCCTCCTTTTGCAGACGGCTCCTATATTATAGGCGAATACATAGAACAATTGACCGACCTGAAACCCGGCAAGGAATATATTTTCGTCACTTCAGAAGGCATCACCTACAAGACATTGGTCAAGCAGACGAAAAAGTCGGTTATCGTCTCGGCAGACAATACATTTTATGAGCCTTATGAGATCCCTCTTGAAAATGTTTTTGAGGTATGGAAATATGTGCGTGGGATCCTTCCGGAAAATTATAAACCTGGAAAGACAAATGAGACCTATATCAATACAGTGTTGCAGGAACTTAAAACCAGTATCAAAGAATTGGATGATAAGGTTTCATCCATTAAATAA
- the dinB gene encoding DNA polymerase IV, translated as MERAIAHMDLDTFFVSCERLKNSELEKQPIIIGGGDRGVVASCSYEVRKFGVRSAMPIKMALRLCPEAKVIKGDMEYYSNMSHLVTEVIQERVPVLEKASIDEFYLDLSGMDKFFGCFQWTNDIVDAVTKNTGLPISFALSTNKTVSKIGTGESKPTGRFEVKEQNIQHFLNPLSIKKIPMVGPETFNLFSRLGVKTIKTLSEMPIDVLQELVGKNGTTLWKKAHGIDETPVIPYSERKSISTEDTFAQDTIDILKIRSILSGMVEKLCYQLRHEKWLTSTVSVKIRYSNFDTEIKQCRIPYTSADHTLLKYVLELFKKVYTRRMRIRLIGVRFTGLVHGLHQMDLFEDTEEMISLYQTMDHIKNRFGSSSVGRASGFLK; from the coding sequence ATGGAAAGAGCAATTGCACATATGGATCTGGACACGTTCTTTGTTTCCTGTGAAAGACTGAAAAACTCCGAATTGGAGAAACAGCCGATAATCATTGGAGGTGGTGATCGTGGTGTGGTTGCGTCATGCTCATATGAAGTTCGGAAGTTTGGAGTACGCTCAGCGATGCCGATAAAAATGGCTTTGAGGTTATGTCCTGAAGCAAAAGTGATCAAGGGCGATATGGAATACTATTCAAATATGTCGCATCTGGTGACAGAGGTAATTCAGGAAAGAGTACCGGTGTTGGAAAAGGCAAGCATTGATGAATTTTATCTTGACCTTTCGGGAATGGACAAGTTCTTCGGCTGCTTTCAGTGGACCAATGATATCGTCGACGCCGTAACAAAAAATACCGGTTTGCCGATCAGCTTTGCTTTGTCTACTAATAAGACGGTCTCCAAGATCGGAACCGGTGAATCCAAACCCACCGGAAGATTTGAAGTGAAAGAACAGAATATCCAGCATTTCCTAAATCCTTTATCGATAAAAAAGATACCGATGGTCGGACCTGAAACATTCAACCTGTTTTCACGATTGGGTGTCAAGACCATAAAGACCCTTTCTGAAATGCCGATTGACGTACTACAAGAACTGGTCGGTAAGAATGGGACAACCTTGTGGAAAAAAGCCCATGGAATAGATGAAACACCGGTTATCCCCTACTCAGAAAGGAAATCAATCTCCACTGAGGATACATTTGCTCAGGATACCATCGATATACTGAAGATCAGAAGCATTCTATCGGGAATGGTTGAAAAGCTTTGTTATCAGCTAAGACATGAAAAATGGCTGACCTCAACGGTATCCGTAAAGATCAGGTATTCCAATTTCGATACTGAGATCAAGCAATGCAGAATTCCTTACACCTCAGCTGACCATACTTTGCTCAAGTATGTTTTGGAACTTTTCAAAAAAGTCTACACCAGAAGAATGAGGATCCGATTGATCGGTGTCAGATTTACCGGACTGGTACACGGACTTCATCAGATGGATCTTTTCGAAGACACTGAAGAAATGATCTCCCTATATCAGACAATGGATCATATTAAAAACCGATTTGGAAGCTCAAGTGTAGGAAGGGCATCGGGGTTTTTAAAATAA
- a CDS encoding NADP-dependent oxidoreductase, with protein MKAVVLKEFGPAQNLHVADVPIPSISDDEVLVNVKSFSINPVEAHVREVEHWWNLVSASTTADPHIILGWDVSGIITETGKNVTKFKKGDEVFGMINFLGYGAAYAEYVSAPVTDLALKPSNISFEEAAGATMAAQTAWVSLVRYGKVKKGDKVVITGASGGVGHFAVQIAKHFGAHVIGVASEENRDFVLSLGADEFVDYKTQNFEELITDADLVHDAVWRNDESHILRSLNAIKPGGTLLSLMVYPSVDFIEMAMKERKVSVVRMNVTDSSDHIGDVEAIRSLLDMGKMKTHISQEFAIEETQKAHQQIETHTTKGKIVIKL; from the coding sequence ATGAAAGCAGTTGTTTTAAAGGAGTTTGGACCGGCACAGAATCTACATGTTGCGGATGTCCCAATTCCATCAATATCAGATGATGAAGTCCTTGTGAATGTAAAATCATTCAGTATCAATCCCGTAGAGGCGCATGTACGTGAAGTAGAACACTGGTGGAACCTGGTCAGTGCCTCTACAACCGCAGATCCACATATTATATTGGGTTGGGACGTTTCAGGTATCATCACTGAAACAGGAAAGAATGTCACCAAATTTAAAAAAGGCGATGAGGTTTTCGGAATGATCAATTTCCTCGGATATGGAGCAGCATACGCAGAATATGTCAGTGCTCCAGTTACTGATTTGGCTTTGAAGCCATCCAACATCAGTTTTGAGGAGGCGGCAGGTGCAACCATGGCAGCACAGACAGCCTGGGTTTCACTTGTTAGATATGGAAAGGTCAAAAAAGGTGATAAAGTTGTTATAACAGGGGCATCCGGAGGTGTTGGACATTTTGCCGTACAGATTGCAAAACATTTTGGTGCCCATGTAATTGGAGTGGCATCTGAAGAAAACAGAGATTTTGTACTGTCATTGGGCGCAGATGAATTCGTAGACTATAAGACGCAAAATTTTGAAGAGCTTATTACGGACGCTGATCTAGTTCACGATGCAGTTTGGAGAAATGACGAATCACATATCCTTCGTTCACTCAATGCGATTAAACCAGGAGGAACACTTCTCAGCCTGATGGTATATCCTAGTGTTGATTTCATAGAGATGGCAATGAAAGAGAGAAAGGTTTCCGTTGTAAGGATGAATGTGACTGATTCTTCTGACCATATCGGAGATGTGGAAGCCATCAGGTCACTCTTGGATATGGGTAAAATGAAAACCCACATCTCTCAGGAATTTGCAATAGAGGAAACCCAAAAGGCACATCAGCAGATAGAAACACACACTACTAAAGGAAAGATAGTTATCAAACTATAA
- a CDS encoding DJ-1/PfpI family protein, protein MDSTKKKKALIVISSAKILPLSKPVGHGGISTGFFLIELAKVLHAFEDTHDFIFATPDGKVPQLDINGLALSMHAADKTGSITMGTIIDQMFKFNADSFRKKYSELASRRESELNTAFKHLGKIHISKLLPNTDKEVRSIIPDIESRMSTLTEKYFFSLEELLEKDVRSTDVFKLKDLDFVHLPGGHAPMVDFYDNPHLGELMNRLREENILISMICHGPVALTSAKYRILTNGKPVLTDNKNFKGANITVSSKLAEMIAVKMAYPKIPGKKTRLEYIVEDVLKQDGYHIVNSYNPVAIQVVYDQKFKLLTGNGPQAMDALTQKLQEIVGVINKKSHID, encoded by the coding sequence ATGGATTCAACTAAAAAGAAAAAGGCACTTATCGTGATCTCTTCAGCGAAAATACTGCCTCTTTCAAAACCCGTTGGTCACGGAGGCATATCGACCGGATTTTTTCTCATAGAATTAGCCAAAGTACTGCATGCATTCGAAGACACACATGATTTTATTTTTGCTACACCGGACGGAAAAGTACCGCAGTTGGATATCAACGGTTTAGCATTAAGCATGCATGCAGCTGATAAGACCGGGAGCATTACAATGGGTACGATAATAGATCAGATGTTTAAATTTAATGCTGACAGTTTTCGAAAAAAGTATTCAGAATTGGCTTCCAGAAGAGAATCAGAATTGAATACGGCATTCAAACATTTGGGTAAGATTCATATATCAAAGCTACTTCCGAATACAGACAAGGAGGTAAGAAGTATCATTCCAGACATAGAAAGCAGAATGAGCACCTTGACTGAAAAGTATTTTTTCTCTCTTGAAGAGCTGCTCGAAAAAGATGTACGATCTACAGACGTGTTCAAGCTTAAAGATTTGGATTTCGTACATCTTCCGGGTGGGCATGCCCCTATGGTCGATTTTTACGACAATCCCCACCTTGGTGAACTGATGAACAGATTGAGAGAGGAAAATATCTTGATATCTATGATCTGTCATGGACCTGTAGCTTTGACCTCTGCCAAATACAGAATTCTTACCAATGGAAAGCCCGTCCTTACTGACAATAAGAATTTTAAAGGTGCGAATATAACCGTATCTTCGAAACTTGCAGAAATGATTGCGGTAAAAATGGCCTATCCAAAAATTCCAGGAAAAAAGACCAGACTTGAGTATATTGTTGAAGATGTTCTTAAACAAGATGGTTACCATATTGTTAACAGTTATAATCCTGTTGCTATCCAGGTAGTTTATGATCAAAAGTTTAAACTCCTGACAGGCAATGGTCCACAGGCAATGGATGCCCTGACGCAAAAATTACAAGAAATAGTGGGTGTAATAAATAAAAAATCTCATATTGATTAA
- a CDS encoding NADP-dependent oxidoreductase, with protein MKAIILKEVGGPENLILADVPVPSIKENEVLVQVKAVAINPVDAFVRRNQAALEMIYALKGNEENIILGWDVAGIVTQVGSTVTRFQVGDEVFGNFNFIGQANAYAEFVAAPEHELVIKPENVSFEEAAGATMAALTAWASVVKFAEVKKGDKVIVYGASGGVGHYAVQIAKHFGAYVVGVASGDNKDFVLGLGADEFFDYKTQAVEDFINDADIVHDAVWVEADVNSTEETHLARSLKTLKEGGILSSIVVYPDQQFIDKAKTERNITVQRVNVTPNDTYLKDMETIAQLLSEGEIKTYTSHVFPLAEMAKAHEIIQTKNAVGKIILVP; from the coding sequence ATGAAAGCAATAATCTTAAAAGAAGTAGGCGGTCCTGAAAACTTAATTTTAGCAGACGTTCCTGTACCATCCATCAAAGAAAACGAAGTTCTGGTTCAAGTAAAGGCAGTAGCCATTAATCCGGTAGATGCTTTTGTCCGTAGAAATCAGGCTGCATTGGAAATGATCTATGCGCTTAAGGGTAATGAAGAAAATATCATTCTGGGATGGGACGTGGCTGGTATTGTAACTCAAGTTGGAAGTACTGTGACCAGATTTCAGGTCGGAGACGAAGTTTTTGGGAATTTCAACTTTATCGGTCAGGCAAATGCATACGCAGAATTTGTTGCCGCACCGGAACATGAATTGGTCATCAAACCTGAAAATGTCAGTTTCGAAGAAGCAGCAGGTGCAACAATGGCTGCTTTGACCGCTTGGGCTTCAGTGGTGAAGTTTGCAGAGGTTAAGAAAGGCGATAAGGTCATTGTTTACGGTGCCTCAGGTGGTGTTGGTCATTATGCTGTACAGATCGCAAAGCATTTCGGTGCATATGTTGTTGGAGTAGCATCTGGTGATAACAAAGATTTTGTTCTAGGTCTCGGCGCTGACGAGTTCTTTGATTATAAAACCCAGGCGGTTGAAGATTTTATCAACGATGCCGACATCGTCCACGATGCCGTTTGGGTTGAAGCAGACGTCAACAGTACTGAAGAGACCCATTTGGCCCGTTCATTGAAAACACTCAAGGAAGGTGGAATTTTATCAAGTATTGTGGTTTACCCTGACCAACAATTTATTGACAAGGCAAAGACAGAGAGGAACATAACTGTTCAGCGGGTGAATGTGACGCCCAATGATACCTATCTTAAAGATATGGAAACTATCGCTCAACTTTTATCTGAAGGAGAAATCAAAACCTATACCTCACATGTGTTCCCGTTGGCAGAAATGGCTAAAGCACATGAAATCATTCAAACCAAAAATGCTGTGGGCAAAATAATCCTTGTTCCGTAA
- a CDS encoding winged helix-turn-helix transcriptional regulator: MADTQENQIDNKAFTEECHKVLMAMSDALYAIGGKWKLMIIIAMGRGNKRFTEIQRQVAGISARVLSSELKELEMNGFIIKKVENGYPVTIEYELLPYSYTLEEVVAAMTKWGMQHREKVKAEMSAEK, from the coding sequence ATGGCAGATACACAGGAAAATCAAATAGATAACAAAGCATTTACAGAAGAATGCCATAAGGTTTTAATGGCCATGTCAGATGCTTTGTACGCGATCGGAGGCAAGTGGAAACTGATGATCATCATTGCTATGGGAAGAGGTAACAAAAGATTTACAGAGATCCAAAGGCAGGTAGCGGGAATTTCTGCGCGTGTTCTTTCAAGTGAATTGAAGGAACTTGAAATGAACGGTTTCATCATCAAAAAAGTAGAAAATGGATATCCGGTAACGATCGAGTATGAACTGCTTCCTTATAGTTACACTCTGGAAGAGGTAGTCGCTGCCATGACAAAATGGGGAATGCAGCATCGTGAGAAGGTAAAGGCTGAAATGTCCGCTGAAAAGTAA